The DNA window ACTGGACCGAGCTCCCCGCCAATGATGCGATGATTCCTTTCCTCGAAACTATTGATTTTACCGTCGCTGAGCAATCACAGTTAAAACCGTTTGAGGTGTCTGCCCAGGTTATGGTGTGCCAGGATATTTGATCATACCATCCATCCAGAAAAAAAGATGGATCAATTCCAACTAACCTGATGATGAGAATATGGTTATGAAAATAGTATATTAGATGTGCCCCGCAATTCAGGAAGCCGGTATAAATCCGGTTCTCTCTTAACGGTAAATTGATCTGAACAGAAAAGAAAGCAGGAAACTGTACTCGAGAATCTGATGTGAAATAATAAAAAGCAAAGCATCCGACTATATCGGATACTTTAAAATTTTAGCAGCAAAAGCTTTTTACAAAGGCTTGAACGCGATGGCATCAACCTCAACGAGCATTCCATCCAAAGCCAGTTTGGGTACCGGAATCAGTGTGCTTGCCGGAAAGGGATGGTTCTTCCATATTTTCTGCATCTCTTCTGTCCATATTGTAAGTTTCCCCTGATCGTGATCAACAATCAGGATGGTAATTTTCAGAACGTGATCAGTCGTAAGACCTGATGCTTTCAGGACATTGACCAGGTTTTGCAGAGCGGTTTTAACCTGAACCCGGAAATCACCCGAAAGGCTGTGCTCTGGACCTTCTCCACCACTTTGTCCGGAGATAAAGACATAATTCCCGTTGCCTGAAGCTGTTGCAGAGTGGGAGAAAGCAAATGACGTAGGGTCGAAAAGTCCTTCAGGGTTTTTATACTGGATCTTTGACATATTTTTTTGATTATGGTTGGTATGATGTTCAATTTTGGAACAGCCTGTCAATAATAAAATGAGGAATGGTAAGGTCAGGAAATGTTTTTTCTGGTGTGCCGTCCTTTTAAATTTAATCATGGGTGATAAAGAATTGATTGATTTGAAGTAATTGATTGACAGCAGCCTTAGACCAGTATCCCGCATTGTGGGCGCCGGGAGCCTCCTCATAGATATGAGGGATTTTCAACCGCATCAATTGCTCATGGAATTTTCTGTTTTGGGCAATCAAAGGATCGTCGGTTCCGCAGCTGATCAGGATCTTCTGTCGGCTGTTTTTAAATTTATTTATCTGTGAAATAGCCGTATATGGAGCCCATTTTTCAGGATTTTCTCCTAACAATTTAGGAATACCGTATTCTTTTCCAAAGGGAACGAAATCTATCACACCACATAAGCTCCCGATGGCCGTAAAAGTTTTCTGATGCCTTGCGCCAATGTACAGAGCGCCGTGTCCGCCCATGCTCCAGCCCATCAGAGCGGTTTTCGACTGGTCAGACGGGTAGTTTTTCTGAATGAAGCCGGTCAGTTCCTCAGCGATAAATGTTTCATATTGTAAATGCGGACTGTTTATATACCAGCTGTCATACTGCCCGTCCGGTAACACAAATATCATCTGCATTGCTTCGCTGAGGGTAGACAACGACGGAATATCCTTGGTTAATGTTCTTTTAGGATAGCCACTGTAGCCATGCAGTATGTATACTGTTGGCAGTTTCTTATCCGTACTTTCGGATGGATGGATCACAAGCGTTTTAATTTCCCTGTCCATAGAGGCACTGTAAATACTCACTGAATCTACTTTCTGGGAAAACATGTTGGTTCCGATGCAGATGACGACTAATGCAAATAATGATTTGACCATTGTAATTGATTTTTATAAAGACAAAGTTAGATGCCGGGATGCTCAAAATTCTTTACATATGTTGAGGGAATACAGAAGAGTTCAGGTATTTGAAATCCGTATGGCTATAAATCTGTTTTGTTTTATCTTTATGCGATGACAGCATTTTGGGAATTTATAAGCCGTTATTCCTTCCTCTCCGAGGAATCAAAGACAGCGTGGTCGGCATTTTTGAAACCCTCTAAAATAGTAAAGGGAGTTATCCTGTTGGAACAGAATGTTGTTCCGAAGGATATCTCTTTTGTAAGGAGCGGGCTGCTTTCGTATTACTATCTTAATGAAAAAGGGGAAAAAATAATTAAAAAGTTTTTCCCCGAAAACTCACTGGTCGCTTCCACCAGTGCTTTATTAAAACAGGAACCTGGCTTTTTTGCTGTTGAGGCCCTGGAAAATACCGAGCTGATCAGTTATTCATTTAGTGATTTCAGGAACCTGACCAAACAATATGCTGATATCGCAGATTTCTATATTACCTACCTGGAACGTCACTGGGTCATTGAAAAAGAGTTTGACGAGATTACTCTTAAATCAGCTGCCGCCAGGCAACGGTATTTGGAGTTTGAAAATAATTATCCTCAGTTGATCTCCCGCTTAAAGCTTCATCAGATAGCTTCCTATCTGGCCATTACGCCTACGCAGCTCAGCAGGATCCGAGCTGAACTTTAAAGTTAAACCTCAGACTCAGCATAGGGTTAATGCAGGGAAATAATCTGCATGATCTGCTCATCTGCAAGTTAAAGAATGGTTGTGTTATCGGATATGGAGTTGGAGAGTAAGAGAGTAAGAGAGTCGGAGAGTGGGAGGGTTTGAGGGTTTGAGTGGGGTATAACCACAATAGTTACAACAGTTTTTTTGACACGTAAGAATTTTTGAAGCTGATAGCTTTGGAAAGAGGAAGACCACAGAAGCTTCTAAAAATCTACGATTTTTATAATTCGTGAAAGAAATCTGCTAAATCCGCCCATCTGCGAGCATTTATAGCTCACGGCATGGTTTATTTAAGATAAACTAACACAATAGATGATTGGATAGAACCAGGCAAATTAACCATTCTCCATCTCCTGCACTGATCGACATTAAAAAAAATTAATTTCACACTCATACCATCTTAATAAGGTCATGATACATTTGCTATAGAAAAACAATCAGAATGTATAATGTAAATTTTAATAAGATGAACAACACTGTTTTAAACCAAGGGAAAAAAATAGCCGCAGTCGTATTTTTAATGACTGCCGCAGTCGTAAACGCTCAGGTTCAGCCTCCGGTTCCCCCGAAAGAACCACGTCCGGGAATGGAAAGACCGGGGCCGGGACCGCGTCCGGAGGAGGTGAGAGAAATCACAACGCTTTCCGGAACTGTTTCCAAAATGGTTACCAATGATGATTTTGTCTATGACGGATTCTATCTGAACAGCAACGGAGGCCAGGTTCTCGTGAAGTTCCCGCCACATTTGGGAAACCAGATCACGGCATTAACCAAACAGGGTAGCCAGATCAGCCTCAAAGGGGTCGCAGATGTTGCTCCTAACGGCGAAAAATCGTTCCGCATGAACAGCATAACGGCCAATGGGAAAACCATTGAAGATACACCGCCGGCCGTTCCGCAGACGCCGCCTCAGGAGGTCTCTGTAACGGAAAGCGGAACGATCACCGATCTTCAGAAAAATAAGGAAGGCGATGGCGTGGTAGGGATCTTTGTGGATAATACCCTGCTCAAAATGCCGCCGCACATCTATCGGCAGCTGGGGCAGGCTTTAGTAAAAGGAGCGAAAATCTCCTTCACCGGATTTAAAAAGCCGGACAATTCCGGTGAAGTGGCAGAGCGGAAATTCAACATCGTGCGTGCAAGGACGATCAGCGTCAACGGGAAGGAATATGCCCTGTAAAATCTAACTGAATCAACAGTAAAAACCTGATCAGATTTTCGTAATTTGCTCAGGTTTTTCATTATCATACAATGGTTTTTAAACAAACAACATATCATCTATCGAAAATAATATTTATTTTTTTTGCGGTCTGCTGTCTTGGCGGCTGTGAGAAAAAACCGCCGTTACCGCCGCCCGTTCCGCCTCTGGAAATTGAAAAGCCGGTGCAGCTGGATGGCCAAGTGATACGATACAAAACCACTCCTGAAGGCAATATTGATCAAATGATCCTGGATCAGGGTAACCAGCAATCCGATATCCATTTTCCGCCCCATCTGGCCAGGCAGATCCTGGAGATTGCACAACCCGGTGCTTCCATCCATCTGAAAGTGTCCCGGAGAGACCGCGGTTATGAGCTGATCTCCGTTTCTTCGGAAGACGGTAACAACAGGTTTGACATACAGGGCATATTACCGCCAAAACCCAGCCCGGGAAAGGAAATTAGGATTAAAGGAGCGGTTTCCGAATTCATCAGGAACCGCCGGAATGAAACCACCGGATTTGTGGTCGGAAAGAAAACGGTAATGCTGAATCCTGAAGAAAGCAGGATATTAGCACCATTATTGATCAAGGCTACCCAGGTGGAAGTAACTGCTATGGAACGGGATGCAAACGATGGGACCATCAATACCCTCCGGTTTCCGCCGGTGAAGATGAAGGAGATTACCATTGACAGTATTGTCTATAAAATACGCTGACTATGAGGATACTGATTGCTGAAGACGAAAAAAAACTGGCCGGTTTTATACAGCAGGGCCTGTCACAGGCAGGCTACCAGACGGAGGTCTGCAATGACGGCTCGGAAGCCCTGGAAACGGCCGTAAAAAATGATTTTGACCTGATCCTCCTGGATCTGATGCTGCCAGGGATCAACGGTTTTGATTTCCTGAAGAACCTGCGGGCTTTCGGAGTGGAAACGCCGGTGATCATCATCAGTGCCATTGCAGATTCCAGACAGGTGGTGCAGGGGCTGGACCTGGGTGCCGCGGATTACATCAGGAAACCTTTTGAATGGGAAGAACTGCTGGCCAGGATCCGTACGGTAAGCCGATTTTCCGGCTCGAACGGACAGCAGAAAATAAAAATTGAGGACTTGGAAATCGATATTCCTTCCCGGAAAGTGAAAAGAGGGGATACCGAAATTGAGCTGACTTCCAAAGAATTTGTCCTGCTGGAATACCTGGTCCGGAATGCCAATCTCGTCCTCACCAAAAACCAGCTGCTGGAAAATGCCTGGAATATGAACTTCGATCCGGAAAGCAATATTGTGGAGGTCTATATGCATCAGCTCAGGAAAAAGATCGACAAAGGCTTTGATAAACAGCTGATCAAAACCGTAATCGGAGCCGGCTACATGCTGAAAGGCGAAAAACCATAACCCATGAAAAACCGGCCGACATCTTTCTTTTATCAGAGCCTGCGGTTCCGTTTCGGGTTGCTGTTCAATTCGCTGCTCTTCCTGTGCGTCAGCATCATCGTCTACTCACTGTATGATAATGCCAAAACAGAACTGGACCGCAGTTTCTCGCTCCAGCTGTCGTCTGCGGCCAATACGGTGCTTCAGAAAACCGACATCAATCCCATTGCTGTTCCGTTGCCCAAAAACGGGGAGTTTTTCAGGATCACTTATGATAATAAGGTAAAGAAAACCCAGCTGATCAATACCCTTCCGGAAGATGTCGCAGATAAAGAAAAATGGAGGATGGTTTCTTTAAAAAAATACCCCGAAAACGGCGGCAGTATATCGGTGGATTTTGCCCTGTCGGCAGAGAACTACCATTCTGCGGTCCGGAAACTGAGGCGGTTGCTGTACATCTATCTTCCGGTTGCGTTTCTGGTATCTTTCTTAGGCGGTTACCTGCTGTCCGGATTTTTCCTGAGGCCGCTCCGCCGGATTATCCATAACGCCAGCAAGGTGGACCTGGAACACATTACCCTGCTGTCCAAGCCACAGGCCCGGGACGAATTTTACCATCTTACCGATGCACTGAACCGGATGCTGATGCGGATCGATGAGCAGGTGAAACAGCAGGCAGCTTTCTTCACCACGGCTTCCCACGAACTGCGGACACCCATCAGCAACATGCTTACAGAGCTCCAGATCTTCAACCGTGCTTCCCTGGATTCAGATACCCGGAAGTTACTCGATAATCAGGAGCAGGAAGTGAAACGCATGAAGGCCCTGGTGGATAATTTCCTCTGGATGAGCCAGATCGAATCCGGGAACCTGCGGACGAACAGGTCTGAAATCGACCTCGCAGAATTAGTGCTGGAAATTTCAGAAGGTTTTGCGAAACAGATGGCCATCAACGGCCAGCGGTTCAGGATTGAATTTTCACCGGTGGATGGTGACTTTACCATATCAGCAGATAAAAACCAGGTGGAAGTGATCATTAAAAACCTGATTTCGAATTCTGTAAAATATATCAAAGGTGATCCCATCATTGATATTCGGGTCTTCCAGGATAAGAAGAAAGGCATCATGATTTCCAATCCCATCAGCCGGAACATAGAAGATCCCGAAAAGCTGAAAGGCCAGTTCCTGCGGGATACCTTTCATAAAGACGGTTTCGGCCTCGGCCTTTGGATCTCCGATATCCTGAGCGGGAAAAATAAGGCAAAGCTTTCGCTCGGTTCTGTGGATCAGAGGTTTTGTGCAACAGTGGAGTTTGATGAATGATAGTGGATATAAAATCCAGAGTAATGATAAAAAACAACCACACAGAAAGAGCCCGGTAAGAATACCGGGCCCCGTACAAAATACTTAACTAAATAAAAAGTCCAATTTTTTGAGGCATTGGTGTAGAAACCACCTCTTATACATTTTAATGTACAGTTTCCTCAATGCCAATCTGACCCAGCAGCTTTTGTTTGATGTTGCACACGCTTGTTGGGTCAAGTCCTGCTGTAACGGCGTTGAGGAAGTCAATTACACCAATTTCTTCGAAATAAGCATTGATATGCTGGTATAAAATCTGACCGACAAAATTACATGCTGCCAGTGAATTTGGAGTTGATGAGCAGGTGCTGTCGGGACAGTCATCTTTGATCATCGGGCCATTTTTGGGTAAGGCTGTCTGAAAGGTGCCGGCAAATTGCCCCAGTCTGTCAGGGTCAGAACAGGTGTAGGGATTAACCAGTCCGTTTAAGGATAACAGAGTTGTATTAAGTAAAGTTAAAATATCTTTAACTGCTGCGGGCGTATCTAGTTGATCACCATAAATGGTATCAATATACGGCTTAAAACCTTTTGACCATACCTGAGGAACGATGTCCAGGCTATTCCATATTTTACAGTTGAACTGCTGCCATTTCACGGCAGGTGCAACAGCTTGTGGCGGGAAAGTGGTGTGCAGGTAATCCACATAATCGCTGTTGCCTACATCCGGGCCTGCAAGGGCGTAGGTTCTTGTTGTCCAGTTTTGGCTTGTAGCCTGCGCAGGTATTTTGGAAAAGGAAGTATGGGCACCAAAAAGGATAAGTGCCAGTGCCGGTGATAATGCTCCTCCCAGGCTGTGTCCGGCCACCGTGATAATGGCGTTCGGGTCATTGAGTGTGGCGAAGTAGTCTGTAATCGAATTACCGGAGTTCAGGCCAAGCAAAAGTCCGATACCCTTTAAGGTACCATGAGAAATTTTGATGGTATTGGGCTCCGAACTATAAGGCCAGTCTGCAATTTTGCCGCCCAACAAATCTTCATCCATTTGATCAAAGACAGATGTTGTTTTAGTACCCGCAACAGATACCACATATTCGTTGGCACCCGCAACGGTCTGGCTGGGATACTTGAACACGAGCATCGTATTCGTGGCCGTTGCAACGCCGTTCTTGATATCCTTAGGTTCTACTACAACATAAGGTCCCCAGGCTACGGTAACATCTACCGGAAAATCAGCTGCAGCGATAATTTTGGGCAGTTCTTTGTCAAAGCTGGTCTGGATGGCCTGTGCAGCCGAAACCGGATCAGTAACATCTTTCTGCTGAGGGGCGAAATTCGAGATCATGGACATGATGAAGGTCATCTGATAATCATTGTAAGTCATGTGGTTATAGTTTTTATGTTAAAAATTAATAATGTACGAATGGAATCTTTATTTTGAATGTTGATAGACGACATTTCCGCCCAGCCAGGTTTCTTCTACCTTAATATTCCGCATGTTCATGCTGATTTTGTCCTGGGGCATGCTTAAGGGATCTTCTGCAAGGATAATGAAATCTGCAAAATGACCTTTGGGTAAGGAGCCTGCCCATTTTTCGGCATAACATTGCCATGCTGCATCATACGTGGCTGCGCGCAACGCTTCTTCAGCCGTCAGGCATTCATCCTTATTCAGGACAGGGGAAAGATCGTAATCCGGTGGAAGCGCTTCCATCACACGGGTAATGGATTGTTCCATCATTCTTAAGGGTCCGATGGGGGTTACGGTATGGTCGCTGTGCAGGGAGATCCTTAATTTCTTATCCAGGGCAGATTTACAGAGGTCCAGCATATTTACCTTATCGTTGCCATCCAATTGCTGGCCTTTG is part of the Chryseobacterium camelliae genome and encodes:
- a CDS encoding RidA family protein, which produces MSKIQYKNPEGLFDPTSFAFSHSATASGNGNYVFISGQSGGEGPEHSLSGDFRVQVKTALQNLVNVLKASGLTTDHVLKITILIVDHDQGKLTIWTEEMQKIWKNHPFPASTLIPVPKLALDGMLVEVDAIAFKPL
- a CDS encoding alpha/beta hydrolase, with protein sequence MVKSLFALVVICIGTNMFSQKVDSVSIYSASMDREIKTLVIHPSESTDKKLPTVYILHGYSGYPKRTLTKDIPSLSTLSEAMQMIFVLPDGQYDSWYINSPHLQYETFIAEELTGFIQKNYPSDQSKTALMGWSMGGHGALYIGARHQKTFTAIGSLCGVIDFVPFGKEYGIPKLLGENPEKWAPYTAISQINKFKNSRQKILISCGTDDPLIAQNRKFHEQLMRLKIPHIYEEAPGAHNAGYWSKAAVNQLLQINQFFITHD
- a CDS encoding Crp/Fnr family transcriptional regulator yields the protein MTAFWEFISRYSFLSEESKTAWSAFLKPSKIVKGVILLEQNVVPKDISFVRSGLLSYYYLNEKGEKIIKKFFPENSLVASTSALLKQEPGFFAVEALENTELISYSFSDFRNLTKQYADIADFYITYLERHWVIEKEFDEITLKSAAARQRYLEFENNYPQLISRLKLHQIASYLAITPTQLSRIRAEL
- a CDS encoding response regulator transcription factor yields the protein MRILIAEDEKKLAGFIQQGLSQAGYQTEVCNDGSEALETAVKNDFDLILLDLMLPGINGFDFLKNLRAFGVETPVIIISAIADSRQVVQGLDLGAADYIRKPFEWEELLARIRTVSRFSGSNGQQKIKIEDLEIDIPSRKVKRGDTEIELTSKEFVLLEYLVRNANLVLTKNQLLENAWNMNFDPESNIVEVYMHQLRKKIDKGFDKQLIKTVIGAGYMLKGEKP
- a CDS encoding HAMP domain-containing sensor histidine kinase, with product MKNRPTSFFYQSLRFRFGLLFNSLLFLCVSIIVYSLYDNAKTELDRSFSLQLSSAANTVLQKTDINPIAVPLPKNGEFFRITYDNKVKKTQLINTLPEDVADKEKWRMVSLKKYPENGGSISVDFALSAENYHSAVRKLRRLLYIYLPVAFLVSFLGGYLLSGFFLRPLRRIIHNASKVDLEHITLLSKPQARDEFYHLTDALNRMLMRIDEQVKQQAAFFTTASHELRTPISNMLTELQIFNRASLDSDTRKLLDNQEQEVKRMKALVDNFLWMSQIESGNLRTNRSEIDLAELVLEISEGFAKQMAINGQRFRIEFSPVDGDFTISADKNQVEVIIKNLISNSVKYIKGDPIIDIRVFQDKKKGIMISNPISRNIEDPEKLKGQFLRDTFHKDGFGLGLWISDILSGKNKAKLSLGSVDQRFCATVEFDE
- a CDS encoding lipase family protein, which produces MTYNDYQMTFIMSMISNFAPQQKDVTDPVSAAQAIQTSFDKELPKIIAAADFPVDVTVAWGPYVVVEPKDIKNGVATATNTMLVFKYPSQTVAGANEYVVSVAGTKTTSVFDQMDEDLLGGKIADWPYSSEPNTIKISHGTLKGIGLLLGLNSGNSITDYFATLNDPNAIITVAGHSLGGALSPALALILFGAHTSFSKIPAQATSQNWTTRTYALAGPDVGNSDYVDYLHTTFPPQAVAPAVKWQQFNCKIWNSLDIVPQVWSKGFKPYIDTIYGDQLDTPAAVKDILTLLNTTLLSLNGLVNPYTCSDPDRLGQFAGTFQTALPKNGPMIKDDCPDSTCSSTPNSLAACNFVGQILYQHINAYFEEIGVIDFLNAVTAGLDPTSVCNIKQKLLGQIGIEETVH